The genomic stretch TAATACGGTCAATAATCCAACCAAGGTGAATGGATATACGATAGACAAAGCGGTAGCTGTTGATTTTGATAAAGCTACGCATTATGCTTTTATGTCTAACGCTTATGTCGTTTTATATTCGGTGGGGTCGACGTTGTATGCTTACAATTATTCATACAATACGTTAAGTTCTATGGAGATGGAAAGTGATATTTCCTGTCTTAAAGCAGATGCTGTTTTGAGTAATAGTTCTTTTTGGGTGACTACTTATAGTGGGCAAAAAGGAGAATTGAAGCTTCTACAACTTGGTGGAGCTCAGAAACCCGAATTGAATTATGCTGAGGAGGATTGTTGGCCGGTTACAATGAAGGTCGTGGATGTTGAATGGAAATACGGGGAGGATCCTGCGGAAGAAGAACCGGAGGAGGAAGGGGAAGAAGAATAATCCATAGATACCCCCGGAGGGAACTTCGGGGGATTAATAATTTGATGAGATGAAAAAGATGATTTTCTTGATAATGACTTTAGTTGTGGGAATCACAAGTTTTGCCCAGACTAAATTTCGGGAACTTTCATGGGAAAAGGCTGTTGAGACTGCAAAACAGGAGGGTAAGATGGTGTTTGTTGATTTCTATGCGGATTGGTGCGGGCCTTGCAAGATGATGGCAAAAGATGTATTCCCGCAGAAACAAGTAGGGGATTATTTTAATGCAAAATTTGTTTGTTTGAAGTTGAATGCGGAGAAGGAGGGACGGGTGCTTGCTAAGCGTTTCAGGGTTACTGCCTATCCCACGTTTGTTGTGGTTGACACGGATGGAAAGGTGCGGGCCGAGTTGAAAGGTGCGATGGATGCGGACAAGTTTTTGGCTAAGTTGGATGAGGCGTTGAATCCTAATTATGCACCCGATGAGTTGGCGGCACGTTATGCCGGTGGTGAGCGTACGCCTGATCTGGTGAATCGTTACGCCTTGTATTTGATGGAGCAGCGGAAGGAGGCGGAAGGTTTTAAGGTGGTGAATGATTATTATGCTTTGTTGACGGAAGTCCAACGTTTGGAGTCTCAAAATTCTTTTCTGTTCACTCGTTACACGTTGGATTTGACGGATGAGAAAGCTAGCTTCATGGTGGATCATCGGGACGGGTTTGATGCTTCGGTGCGTAAAACGATTTATGATAAAATTGAACATTTGTATAATTTGGAACTAGGACGTTATTTTTCCGGTTATATGTTTCGAGAGGGGGCATACAAAGAGGAAGATTACCAGGCTTTGAAACGTAAAATTCAAGAATTGGGATTAGTCGAGAAAAATAAGTATGAACCGATGTTTCGCTTGATCGAGGGACGGGTGAGAGAGAATGATGCCACGTTTATGAGATTATGTTGGGAGAATTTTGAGGCGTTGAGTGGTACTGCTCGTAATTTATTAATTATGAATATGACTCGTTTGGTGCAATCGGAAGATCAGGAGGTCTTGCGACAGATGAGTGAATTTGTTCGAACGTATTTGAAGGTGTTACCTCCGGCGGTGGTTTCTTTTGCAGGGCGTATGCTGGATGGTATCGAGGAGAAGATAAAGAAATAGTAGGATTTTTTTGTTAGCCCCCTGCATTATTTTGTACCCCAAACAATGCAGGGGGTATTTAATTTTTATTTGTCCTATTTTTTCGTATTTTTGAAGAAAAAGTTCTTTTACGGATTAGACGATAATTTTATGGGACATGATCATTCACATACGGGACATCAACATGAGCATGGAGAAAGCACGAGGAATTTGGGGATTGCTTTTTTCTTGAATTTGGGATTCGCTATAATAGAGATTATTGGCGGGTTGTGGACAAATTCGGTGGCTATTATTTCCGATGCGGTACATGATTTCGGGGATGCTTTTTCTATTGGGGTTTCTTATTTTCTGGAACGTTATTCGAACAGGAAGAGGACCGTGACGTTTACTTACGGGTATAAGCGATTTTCGACGCTAGGGGCGTTAATCAATTCAATCGTGT from Butyricimonas virosa encodes the following:
- a CDS encoding thioredoxin family protein, translating into MKKMIFLIMTLVVGITSFAQTKFRELSWEKAVETAKQEGKMVFVDFYADWCGPCKMMAKDVFPQKQVGDYFNAKFVCLKLNAEKEGRVLAKRFRVTAYPTFVVVDTDGKVRAELKGAMDADKFLAKLDEALNPNYAPDELAARYAGGERTPDLVNRYALYLMEQRKEAEGFKVVNDYYALLTEVQRLESQNSFLFTRYTLDLTDEKASFMVDHRDGFDASVRKTIYDKIEHLYNLELGRYFSGYMFREGAYKEEDYQALKRKIQELGLVEKNKYEPMFRLIEGRVRENDATFMRLCWENFEALSGTARNLLIMNMTRLVQSEDQEVLRQMSEFVRTYLKVLPPAVVSFAGRMLDGIEEKIKK